Genomic segment of Nostoc sp. TCL240-02:
GGCACTGGGGGCGGTAACATTGGCGTAGGATAGTTGCAGTTGCGCGTCTTTGAGCGATGCTTCTGATTGCGCGATCGCAGCTTTTGCCGCTTCGTATTGGCTACGTTTGACTGTTGTATCTTGTCCGCCTGCGGTGGCTTGTTGCAATCCGCCCTTGGATGCTGCCAATTTCGCTTGGGCGTTGGTGACATTTTCTTGTGCCTGTGCTAGTTGAGACTGGGCTTTGGCAACACCAACTCTCGCAGAGGCTAACTTGGCTTGGGCTTGTTCTACTCCCTGAACAGCAGCGTTTTTTTGTGCCGTAGCCACATTAAAAGCGGCCTTGGCTGCGTCTAGCTGCTGACGAGCGATCGCACCGTTTTTATACAATTCGTTGTAGCGATTGTAATCTGCTTGGGCATTTTCCAAATTCGCATTTGCTTGCGCTACCTGCGCTTGGGCGGCGGGAATCCCTGCTTCGGCTAATCTGACTTCAGCTTGGGCGGCTGGTATCCCAGCTTGGGCTTCTTGTACTGCTGCTTGGGCTGTGGAAATTGCTGCTACCGCACCGCTAACATCTCCCTGCGCTTGAGTTGTCTTACCAGTGGTGGTTTGTGAAGTTAAAGCAATATTTGCTTGGGCAGCTTGGGCCTGTCCACGCGCATTTTCTAAGGCTGCTTGTGCTTGCTGTACCTTACTTTCATAGTCTCTTGGATCTAACTTCACTAACAATTGTCCCGGTTGTACCAGCTGGTTATCATTCACAAGCACCTGACTTACAGTTCCAGGGATGCGGCTACTAACTTGGTGAATATTTCCCGCAACAGTGGCGTTGTCTGTTTCCTGGTGGGTGGAGGCATATTGCCAATAGTTATAACCAAAAGTACCTGCGACGATCGCACCCACACCTATTCCTGCCAAAATCAAACCAGTCGGTTTTTTCCGCTTCGGTGGAACTTCTTTCTCGATCTCAGGAGTTACAACAGGCGCTTCTGCGGTTACAGCTTCTAAAGTCTCTGAATTAGGAATCAATTCTTTTTCTATAACTATGGTTTTGTTTTGGTTGCGTCCGTTAAATGTATTGGTTTTCATGATTCTTAACTCGCTTGTTCGATGAGATGATTTGATTGATAGTCGTTTATTTAGAATGCGTAGTATTTCCTGAAAAAAATCTTATTTCCTTAGTATGCGTAATATTATCTCAAAACAAATCTTTACAGCACTTCCCCCAGTCGGGTGATTGTGAAATTATCTTTAGGATAGGTTAGCGATCGCCCGATTCAAGATTTGGGAAAACAGTTCTCGGTCAGCAAAAGAAATACCGTCCATTGCTTCATCCCTTACTGCGGCGGCGATTGGGGGTAAAATAGTTTCTAGTTCTTTACCTGCATCCGTTAGCCAGATCCGCCAAATGCGGCGATCGTGAGTGTCGCGTTCTCGACGCACCAAACCGCGTTCTTCCATCCGATCTAGTACGCCTGTTAAAGTTCCTCCCACTTGTTTGAGCTTGTCTCCAATACTAGAAGTAGGTAAACCATCTTCTTGCCACAAACAGCACAACACCAACCAGTGAAATGGTGTAAGCCCAAAGGGTTCTAGCTTATCTGTAAACTTGCGACTGAGCAATTGTGAGACTAATTTGATTCTGTAGCCCAAATTGTATGGTGCCAGATTTTGCTGCCACGACTCTAAAGCTGGGGAATGATTAGATGTAGAAACCATTTAGCAAAATACTTAGTGTGCGTAATATTATATATAAATTACCATTTTTTAGCAATAGGTGCTTTGCATCTATCTTAGGGAAGAAATTGAATAAACTGGTACTCTTTGACAGTGCCGAGAATACGGTGAGGTCTAGATAATTTAGGGGATTGGTCAGTATAGATCCAAGCATAGCTCAAAGCTGGTATTTGCGAAATAGAGGCTACTTGCTGGGCATGAATAGGAAGATAGAACTCAAATAGGACTTGGGTTTTCTGGTCTATTTCCACATAGTAGGTAGGATGAGATTGGAGAGTTGAGGCGATCGCACTTTGTTGTAAAAAAGTTTTCAAAACATGGTTATAGTCACTTAACAGACCGATGCTACCAATCGTCGCCAAAGCCAGCCAACAGGGAATTAACCAACCTGCAATCCAATAACGTGCTGTGAGAAACTTCTTGCCAAAGTGGTAACGACTAATCCACACCACAGGTAAAATTAACCAACCCAAGCCCATAGCCAAGCCAATAGTTGCATACTTGTGAAGATTAAAACTACCCCAACGAAAAATGCCAAGACTCGCTATAACAAGTAAAATACCTAACCCACCAAAGCCATAACTGAGATTCCGAGGAAGATTCTTTTTTGCAAAAAGGCTTAATATATTTATTTTACCTTTTTCAATAGGTAATGGGGGGGTAACTCCTGTCTGGTAAATACTACCTAACCAGTTTAAACCCACAGATGCAAACAAAGCTATAAACGGATAAAGACAAAGACTATAATGAGGGAGACGAGTGCTAAAAAGACTAAGCTCACAAAATAGGATAAGTGGAAAACCAACTAATATTAACTGATAACGAGGAATAGGACGACGTACAGTCAAAAATAAACCTAAAAGTCCGAAAAAAGCCCAAGGAAATGCTTTTAAAAGAATATTCCATAAATAAAACAGCCGATCATTTCTATAATTATTTTCAGAACCTAGCTGCATAACAAACTTGAGCAACTCTTCAAAACTCTGATTTCCGTAGTGTAGCCAGCTTAACCACAGCCAAACACCAGTAGGTATTAAACCGACAAAAAAACCTAAATACAAAATTGGGTTAGTAAGATGATGATGACGGCGATGTTCCCAAATTAAATAAGGGAATAAAGCGATGATTGGCAAAAAAATCATAAAGCTTCTGACTAAGAAGCCTAAACCTAAACTTAAACCAGCTATAAAACTCCAAAAATAGCGATATTTAGGATATAATTCTGTTTTTATTAAAGACAAAATAGTTAAAAGTACCAATAGAACCATCGGTATATCAGGCGTGCTTAAGCGAGAGTATTGCAGCCAGAGAAATTCCACACTTAAAATTGCAGCAGCAAGCCCTGCTAATTTTTTGCCCAGCATAATTTTGCCGATTTCATACACAAGCCATAAGCTAAAAATACTAGCAATCATACTAGGAAGACGCGCACTAGTATCACTCATACCAAACAGCTTGTAGAAACTGGCAATTAACCAATAAGGGCCAGGGGTTTTATGATGTGCCGTTGTCCAAGGAGTTATCCAATTACCAGAATCAAACATCAGACGCGCCCGCGAAGCGTAAAGCGCTTCATCATGTGCCATCAGGCTATTATGCCCAGAAGTAAATAATAATAAGGGAAGTATCCAAAGTAACAAGCTCAAATATGGTAATAATCCCACTAGGCGCGTTTGTCGCCAAATATGCCGCAAGATATGTAATTTATAAAACATTGAATTGATAAAATTGAATGCTGCTATTTATACTCGTCTATGTGTCTTGGTGTTATTAAAATATGTTACATAGTGTTTTTTGAACAATACCTGAAA
This window contains:
- a CDS encoding HlyD family secretion protein, with the translated sequence MKTNTFNGRNQNKTIVIEKELIPNSETLEAVTAEAPVVTPEIEKEVPPKRKKPTGLILAGIGVGAIVAGTFGYNYWQYASTHQETDNATVAGNIHQVSSRIPGTVSQVLVNDNQLVQPGQLLVKLDPRDYESKVQQAQAALENARGQAQAAQANIALTSQTTTGKTTQAQGDVSGAVAAISTAQAAVQEAQAGIPAAQAEVRLAEAGIPAAQAQVAQANANLENAQADYNRYNELYKNGAIARQQLDAAKAAFNVATAQKNAAVQGVEQAQAKLASARVGVAKAQSQLAQAQENVTNAQAKLAASKGGLQQATAGGQDTTVKRSQYEAAKAAIAQSEASLKDAQLQLSYANVTAPSAGRVGRKNVEVGNRVAAGTPLMAIVDNEYWVIANFKETQLEKMRPGETAEIKLDAFPHHTFVGRVESLSPASGAQFALLPPDNATGNFTKVVQRIPVKVVFDQKSIQGYESRITPGMSAEVAVEVK
- a CDS encoding MarR family winged helix-turn-helix transcriptional regulator, which codes for MVSTSNHSPALESWQQNLAPYNLGYRIKLVSQLLSRKFTDKLEPFGLTPFHWLVLCCLWQEDGLPTSSIGDKLKQVGGTLTGVLDRMEERGLVRRERDTHDRRIWRIWLTDAGKELETILPPIAAAVRDEAMDGISFADRELFSQILNRAIANLS
- a CDS encoding glycosyltransferase family 39 protein — its product is MFYKLHILRHIWRQTRLVGLLPYLSLLLWILPLLLFTSGHNSLMAHDEALYASRARLMFDSGNWITPWTTAHHKTPGPYWLIASFYKLFGMSDTSARLPSMIASIFSLWLVYEIGKIMLGKKLAGLAAAILSVEFLWLQYSRLSTPDIPMVLLVLLTILSLIKTELYPKYRYFWSFIAGLSLGLGFLVRSFMIFLPIIALFPYLIWEHRRHHHLTNPILYLGFFVGLIPTGVWLWLSWLHYGNQSFEELLKFVMQLGSENNYRNDRLFYLWNILLKAFPWAFFGLLGLFLTVRRPIPRYQLILVGFPLILFCELSLFSTRLPHYSLCLYPFIALFASVGLNWLGSIYQTGVTPPLPIEKGKINILSLFAKKNLPRNLSYGFGGLGILLVIASLGIFRWGSFNLHKYATIGLAMGLGWLILPVVWISRYHFGKKFLTARYWIAGWLIPCWLALATIGSIGLLSDYNHVLKTFLQQSAIASTLQSHPTYYVEIDQKTQVLFEFYLPIHAQQVASISQIPALSYAWIYTDQSPKLSRPHRILGTVKEYQFIQFLP